A genome region from Sphaerisporangium krabiense includes the following:
- the dop gene encoding depupylase/deamidase Dop, which yields MTVRRVMGIETEYGISVPGQPGANAMVTSSQVVNAYLAASAARARRARWDFEEENPLRDARGFDLAREIADPTQLTDEDLGLANVILTNGARLYVDHAHPEYSTPECTNPRAAVIWDKAGERVMHDAAVRASAMPGNAPIQLYKNNTDNKGASYGCHENYLMRRATPFADIVRHLTPFFVSRQVVCGAGRVGIGQDSRGDGFQISQRADFFEVEVGLETTLKRPIINTRDEPHADPEKYRRLHVIIGDANMSEISTYLKLGSTALVLAMIEDGFLTGDLSVESPVAALRAVSHDPTCKHEVTLRDGRRMTAVQLQMEYLEQARKYVEDRFGSAVDDMTKDVLNRWESVLTRLAEDPMQLSRELDWVAKLELLEGYRTRDGLAWGHPRLQLVDLQYSDIRPDRGLYNRLVARDRMQRLVTEDDVQRAIELPPNDTRAYFRGRCLRQYSESVAAASWDSVIFDIPGRESLQRVPTLEPLRGTKAHVGELLDRCRTASELVAALTGSTS from the coding sequence GTGACGGTACGGCGGGTGATGGGCATCGAGACCGAGTACGGAATTTCCGTACCCGGTCAGCCGGGCGCGAACGCGATGGTGACCTCCTCACAGGTGGTCAACGCCTACCTGGCGGCCTCGGCCGCGCGGGCACGGCGCGCCAGATGGGACTTCGAGGAGGAGAATCCGCTTCGCGACGCCCGGGGCTTCGACCTGGCCCGCGAGATCGCCGATCCCACCCAGCTCACCGACGAGGATCTCGGGCTCGCCAACGTCATCCTCACCAACGGCGCGCGGCTGTACGTCGACCACGCCCACCCCGAATACTCCACCCCCGAGTGCACCAACCCCCGCGCGGCGGTCATCTGGGACAAGGCGGGCGAGCGCGTCATGCACGACGCCGCGGTCCGCGCGTCCGCGATGCCGGGGAACGCCCCCATCCAGCTCTACAAGAACAACACCGACAACAAGGGCGCGTCCTACGGCTGCCACGAGAACTACCTCATGCGCCGGGCCACGCCCTTCGCCGACATCGTCAGGCACCTGACGCCGTTCTTCGTCTCCCGCCAGGTCGTGTGCGGGGCCGGCCGCGTCGGCATCGGGCAGGACTCGCGGGGCGACGGCTTCCAGATCAGCCAGCGCGCCGACTTCTTCGAGGTCGAGGTCGGCCTGGAGACCACGCTGAAGCGGCCCATCATCAACACCCGCGACGAGCCGCACGCCGACCCCGAGAAGTACCGCCGGCTGCACGTCATCATCGGCGACGCCAACATGTCGGAGATCTCCACCTACCTCAAGCTGGGGTCCACCGCGCTCGTGCTCGCCATGATCGAGGACGGCTTCCTCACCGGCGACCTGTCGGTCGAGAGCCCCGTGGCCGCGCTGCGCGCCGTCTCCCACGACCCCACCTGCAAGCACGAGGTCACCCTGCGCGACGGCCGCAGGATGACCGCCGTGCAGCTCCAGATGGAGTACCTGGAGCAGGCCCGCAAGTACGTCGAGGACCGTTTCGGCTCGGCCGTGGACGACATGACCAAGGACGTGCTGAACCGCTGGGAGTCGGTGCTGACCCGCCTCGCCGAGGACCCCATGCAGCTCTCCCGCGAGCTGGACTGGGTGGCCAAGCTGGAGCTGCTGGAGGGCTACCGCACCCGCGACGGCCTCGCCTGGGGCCACCCGCGGCTCCAGCTCGTGGACCTGCAGTACAGCGACATCCGCCCCGACCGCGGCCTGTACAACCGCCTGGTCGCCCGCGACCGCATGCAGCGCCTGGTCACCGAGGACGACGTCCAGCGCGCGATCGAGCTGCCGCCGAACGACACCCGTGCCTACTTCCGCGGCCGGTGCCTGCGGCAGTACAGCGAGTCGGTCGCCGCCGCCTCCTGGGACTCGGTCATCTTCGACATCCCCGGCCGCGAGTCGCTGCAGCGCGTGCCCACCCTGGAGCCGCTGCGCGGCACCAAGGCGCACGTCGGCGAGCTGCTCGACCGCTGCCGTACCGCCTCCGAGCTGGTCGCCGCCCTCACGGGATCTACATCGTAA
- a CDS encoding serine/threonine-protein kinase, producing MRADHAQLLGDRYRLISPLGQGGMGIVWRAHDRRLARDVAIKELRPARQDEEFDVRTARRHALREARSAARLSHPAIVTVHDLLEEDGRLWIVMELVEALTLQATAWHLGRLPVHWTAWIGFHLLSGLRHAHAAGVLHRDIKPGNVLLTGERVVLSDFGIAVLQGEPTHHNTMPIVGSPGYIAPERMRGHPATQAADLWSFGATLYFSVEGRPPVTGGDILTDTPDEARPSHRAGALRGLLEGLLHADPAERLTSDQAAVLLSDILRKEGIAVPPMRLTGSGLFPPGAFTM from the coding sequence ATGAGAGCGGACCACGCGCAGCTGCTCGGAGATCGATACCGGCTGATCTCACCGCTGGGACAAGGGGGCATGGGCATCGTCTGGCGGGCGCACGACCGCCGGCTCGCCCGCGACGTCGCGATCAAGGAGCTGCGCCCCGCCCGGCAGGACGAGGAGTTCGACGTCAGGACGGCCAGGCGGCACGCGCTGCGCGAGGCGCGGTCGGCCGCCCGGCTCAGCCATCCCGCGATCGTCACCGTGCACGACCTGCTGGAGGAGGACGGGCGGCTCTGGATCGTCATGGAGCTGGTGGAGGCCCTGACCCTCCAGGCGACGGCCTGGCACCTCGGGCGCCTGCCCGTCCACTGGACCGCCTGGATCGGCTTCCACCTGCTCAGCGGCCTGCGCCACGCCCACGCGGCCGGGGTGCTGCACCGGGACATCAAGCCCGGCAACGTCCTGCTCACCGGCGAGCGCGTGGTGCTCAGCGACTTCGGGATCGCGGTGCTCCAGGGCGAGCCGACGCACCACAACACGATGCCGATCGTCGGCTCCCCCGGCTACATCGCCCCCGAGCGCATGCGCGGCCACCCCGCCACCCAGGCGGCCGACCTGTGGTCCTTCGGGGCCACGCTGTACTTCTCGGTGGAGGGCAGGCCGCCCGTCACGGGCGGCGACATCCTGACCGACACCCCGGACGAGGCACGGCCCTCCCACCGCGCCGGGGCCCTGCGCGGCCTGCTGGAGGGACTGCTGCACGCGGACCCGGCCGAGCGCCTCACCAGCGACCAGGCCGCCGTGCTGCTGTCGGACATCCTGCGCAAGGAGGGCATCGCGGTGCCGCCGATGCGGCTCACCGGCAGCGGCCTGTTCCCGCCGGGCGCCTTTACGATGTAG
- a CDS encoding ubiquitin-like protein Pup, with the protein MATKDTGGQKHTSRQESEVEETEGQSSSDVQERQEKLTDDVDAILDEIDEVLEENAEEFVRSYVQKGGQ; encoded by the coding sequence ATGGCGACGAAGGACACCGGCGGTCAGAAGCACACGAGTCGGCAGGAGTCCGAGGTCGAGGAGACCGAGGGCCAGTCCTCTTCCGACGTCCAGGAGCGTCAGGAGAAGCTCACCGACGACGTCGACGCGATCCTCGACGAGATCGACGAGGTCCTCGAGGAGAACGCCGAAGAGTTCGTGCGCAGCTACGTGCAGAAGGGCGGCCAGTAG
- a CDS encoding glycoside hydrolase family 38 N-terminal domain-containing protein, with protein MSASTPAMPVPPMPSPPGEADRVVVVPHTHWDREWYLPFQRFRMGLVRMLDEVLDAMDADPAYRFTMDGQLAAVHDYLEIRPERRAALARLTAEGRFAAGPWMILADEFLCSGETLIRNLEYGLRGARELGGAMEVGYLPDQFGHCAQMPQILALAGLRVACLWRGVPAAVRRDAFAWKGADGTVIPVKYLPGGYGNAVALFSGPEEGLPDRVAAFAETMRRWQADGPLLAMYGADHSAPARGITGSGLRLATLGEYLSLPGALTVPGDAPVVDGELRSHARANILPGVLSARVPLKQAMGRAERVLTRYAEPLAALWLGGGERAAAGRLIELAWRQVIACSGHDSITGCGADETAGQVAARIAEAEQIGQAVTDLVSASLAEAAGPGRLAVVNPSPVRRTGLVLADLPGDLAGLAAEDGTVVPVQVLDHAPTLLDETRMTDLTRLLGRVHERELFGQEIVSWSAEDDVFTVVVARHPTGGYRYADLKAAIAEAAARHPGPWLVRTVAEPTVTVAALVDVPPLARAFLTTTPAPVTAPVPDAPPFPPAAVRVPEDGVLDNGLLRVAAEADGTLTLTARSGLTARGVGRIVDGGDAGDTYNHAPPAADRLVATPGRAGTRLVCAGPLVSVLEIARMYAWPVGAEGEGRAARAAEVTVTTRAELRAGEPYLRLAVTFDNPCRDHRVRWHAPTPRPAAESFAGGQYAVVRRGTSAEGGGGEEPLPTFPASGFVTAGGLAVLPGHTVEYELLHSPANTTTAEPAAELAVTLLRAVGYLSRNGNPLRDEPAGPQVATPDAQCPGPVTTHFAVLVHEEDWDRAGLARLAEEYHHDLLAVPGTTTPDPAAREAWRHAAGAWGQEAGVLELGGDGVVLGALRWRGEWLEVRLVALRSVRTEAVLRGAFTAARLADTLGQGLRPLEVTEGVLRLPLRPFEIATVHVR; from the coding sequence GTGAGCGCATCCACACCGGCGATGCCCGTCCCCCCGATGCCCTCTCCCCCCGGCGAGGCGGACCGCGTCGTCGTGGTCCCGCACACCCACTGGGACCGGGAGTGGTACCTGCCGTTCCAGCGGTTCCGCATGGGACTGGTGCGCATGCTGGACGAGGTGCTGGACGCCATGGACGCCGACCCCGCCTACCGGTTCACCATGGACGGCCAGCTCGCCGCCGTCCACGACTACCTGGAGATCCGCCCGGAGCGCCGCGCCGCGCTGGCGCGCCTGACCGCGGAGGGCCGGTTCGCCGCGGGCCCGTGGATGATCCTGGCCGACGAGTTCCTCTGCTCGGGCGAGACCTTGATCCGCAACCTGGAGTACGGCCTGCGCGGCGCACGGGAGCTGGGCGGGGCCATGGAGGTGGGCTACCTGCCCGACCAGTTCGGGCACTGCGCGCAGATGCCGCAGATCCTCGCCCTGGCGGGGCTGCGGGTGGCGTGCCTGTGGCGCGGGGTCCCGGCCGCGGTCCGGCGCGACGCCTTCGCCTGGAAGGGGGCCGACGGGACCGTGATCCCCGTCAAGTACCTGCCGGGCGGGTACGGCAACGCGGTCGCGCTGTTCTCCGGGCCCGAGGAGGGCCTGCCCGACCGGGTGGCCGCGTTCGCCGAGACCATGCGTCGCTGGCAGGCGGACGGCCCGCTGCTGGCGATGTACGGCGCCGACCACTCCGCGCCCGCGCGCGGGATCACCGGCTCCGGGCTGCGCCTGGCCACCCTCGGCGAGTACCTCTCCCTGCCCGGCGCGCTCACCGTCCCCGGGGACGCGCCGGTCGTGGACGGCGAGCTGCGCTCGCACGCGCGGGCCAACATCCTGCCGGGCGTGCTGTCGGCGCGCGTGCCGCTCAAGCAGGCCATGGGCCGGGCCGAGCGCGTCCTCACCCGCTACGCCGAGCCGCTGGCGGCGCTGTGGCTCGGCGGCGGCGAGCGGGCGGCGGCCGGGCGGCTGATCGAGCTGGCCTGGCGTCAGGTGATCGCCTGCAGCGGGCACGACTCCATCACCGGGTGCGGCGCCGACGAGACCGCCGGGCAGGTCGCGGCGCGGATCGCCGAGGCGGAGCAGATCGGGCAGGCCGTGACCGACCTGGTGAGCGCCTCGCTGGCGGAGGCGGCGGGGCCGGGGCGGCTCGCCGTGGTCAACCCCTCGCCCGTACGCAGGACCGGGCTCGTGCTCGCCGACCTGCCCGGTGACCTGGCCGGGCTCGCCGCCGAGGACGGGACCGTGGTGCCCGTCCAGGTGCTGGACCACGCGCCGACGCTGCTGGACGAGACCCGCATGACGGACCTGACCCGGCTGCTCGGCCGCGTCCACGAGCGGGAGCTGTTCGGCCAGGAGATCGTGTCCTGGTCCGCCGAGGACGACGTCTTCACGGTGGTCGTCGCCCGCCACCCCACCGGCGGCTACCGGTACGCCGACCTGAAGGCCGCCATCGCCGAGGCGGCGGCCCGCCACCCGGGTCCCTGGCTGGTGCGCACGGTCGCCGAGCCCACCGTCACCGTGGCCGCCCTCGTCGACGTCCCCCCGCTCGCCCGCGCGTTCCTCACCACCACCCCGGCCCCTGTGACCGCCCCGGTTCCGGACGCGCCGCCGTTCCCTCCGGCGGCCGTCCGGGTGCCGGAGGACGGCGTGCTGGACAACGGCCTGCTGCGGGTGGCGGCCGAGGCGGACGGGACGCTGACGCTCACCGCGCGCTCCGGGCTCACCGCGCGGGGCGTGGGGCGGATCGTCGACGGGGGCGACGCCGGCGACACCTACAACCACGCGCCGCCCGCCGCCGACCGGCTCGTCGCGACCCCTGGCCGGGCCGGGACGCGCCTGGTCTGCGCCGGCCCCCTGGTCTCGGTCCTGGAGATCGCCCGGATGTACGCGTGGCCGGTCGGCGCGGAAGGCGAGGGACGCGCGGCGCGCGCCGCGGAGGTCACCGTGACCACGCGGGCCGAGCTGCGGGCCGGAGAGCCGTACCTGCGGCTCGCCGTCACGTTCGACAACCCCTGCCGTGACCACCGGGTGCGCTGGCACGCGCCCACGCCCCGCCCGGCCGCCGAGTCGTTCGCCGGCGGCCAGTACGCGGTGGTGCGGCGCGGCACCTCGGCCGAGGGCGGAGGCGGCGAGGAACCCCTGCCCACCTTCCCCGCCTCCGGCTTCGTCACCGCGGGCGGCCTCGCGGTCCTCCCCGGCCACACCGTCGAGTACGAACTGCTCCACTCCCCGGCGAACACGACGACCGCCGAACCCGCCGCCGAGTTGGCCGTGACGTTGCTGCGGGCGGTGGGGTATCTGTCGCGCAACGGCAACCCCCTCCGGGACGAGCCCGCCGGGCCGCAGGTCGCCACGCCGGACGCCCAGTGCCCGGGCCCGGTGACGACGCATTTCGCCGTCCTGGTCCACGAGGAGGACTGGGACCGGGCCGGGCTCGCGCGCCTGGCCGAGGAGTACCACCACGACCTGCTGGCCGTCCCCGGAACCACCACGCCCGACCCCGCCGCACGGGAGGCCTGGCGGCACGCGGCAGGGGCGTGGGGCCAGGAGGCGGGGGTGCTGGAGTTGGGCGGGGACGGGGTCGTGCTGGGGGCGCTGCGGTGGCGCGGGGAATGGCTGGAGGTGCGTCTGGTGGCGCTGCGGTCCGTGCGCACCGAGGCGGTGCTGCGCGGCGCGTTCACGGCCGCCCGGCTCGCGGACACCCTGGGCCAGGGGCTACGGCCGCTGGAGGTGACCGAGGGCGTGCTCCGCCTGCCCCTGAGGCCGTTCGAGATCGCCACGGTGCACGTCCGCTGA
- a CDS encoding PHP domain-containing protein: MRGPIRLGGRWTLGQRLDRPVRELRVELPPGTRAFTVELAYDRAAGVLDLGCAGPAGFRGWSGGARERFTIAPAWATPGYLPGEPEEGVWSVLAGLHRVPPQGLPYEITVTPHATPPPPPAPPVPPAGFRPSTASTSSEARVPAATRRGLPEMSGMRWLAGDLHAHTVHSDGSLTVWELAALAAGQGLDFLAVTDHNTVSHHAELPAAAAAAGITLVPGQEITTDLGHANAFGPIGWIDFREPADAWVRAVAARGGLLSLNHPLGADCAWRHALAERPRTAEVWHSGWWDRTWGAPLAWAQAFGPSLVYVGGSDYHHPQEGLSPGTPCTWVLAAPGDPRDTAAGTAAPQPDGAGDPYGAGGPYGAGAVVAAVRSGRTAVSAGPGGPLLVRHGEDFLVLGAAGLVLWGPDLRTVIRDDRVRLPARPGPHRLETARNEVMALCT; the protein is encoded by the coding sequence GTGAGGGGGCCGATCCGGCTGGGCGGCCGGTGGACGCTCGGCCAGCGGCTCGACCGGCCGGTGCGGGAGCTGCGCGTGGAGTTGCCGCCGGGCACGCGGGCGTTCACGGTCGAGCTGGCCTACGACCGGGCCGCGGGCGTGCTGGACCTCGGCTGCGCGGGACCGGCCGGGTTCCGCGGCTGGTCGGGGGGCGCGCGGGAGCGCTTCACGATCGCTCCCGCGTGGGCGACGCCCGGCTACCTGCCCGGTGAGCCCGAGGAGGGCGTGTGGTCGGTGCTGGCGGGCCTGCACCGCGTGCCGCCGCAGGGCCTGCCGTACGAGATCACCGTGACGCCGCACGCCACTCCCCCGCCGCCGCCCGCCCCGCCGGTCCCGCCCGCCGGGTTCCGGCCGTCCACGGCCTCGACGTCGTCCGAGGCGCGGGTCCCGGCGGCCACGCGGCGCGGCCTGCCGGAGATGTCCGGCATGCGGTGGCTGGCCGGGGACCTGCACGCCCACACCGTCCACTCCGACGGGTCGCTGACCGTCTGGGAGCTGGCCGCGCTGGCCGCCGGGCAGGGGCTGGACTTCCTCGCGGTGACCGACCACAACACCGTCAGCCACCACGCCGAGCTGCCCGCGGCCGCCGCCGCGGCCGGGATCACGCTGGTGCCCGGCCAGGAGATCACCACCGACCTCGGCCACGCCAACGCCTTCGGCCCCATCGGCTGGATCGACTTCCGCGAGCCCGCCGACGCCTGGGTGCGGGCCGTGGCCGCGCGGGGCGGCCTGCTGTCCCTGAACCACCCCCTCGGCGCCGACTGCGCCTGGCGCCACGCCCTCGCCGAACGCCCGCGCACGGCGGAGGTCTGGCACTCGGGCTGGTGGGACCGCACCTGGGGGGCACCGCTCGCCTGGGCGCAGGCCTTCGGCCCCTCCCTCGTGTACGTCGGCGGCAGCGACTACCACCACCCGCAGGAAGGACTCTCCCCCGGCACACCCTGCACCTGGGTGCTGGCGGCCCCCGGGGACCCGCGGGACACGGCCGCCGGCACCGCCGCACCGCAACCGGACGGCGCCGGAGATCCGTACGGCGCAGGAGGTCCGTACGGCGCGGGCGCGGTCGTGGCGGCCGTCCGGTCCGGGCGCACGGCCGTCTCCGCCGGTCCGGGCGGGCCGCTGCTCGTGCGGCACGGCGAGGATTTCCTCGTCCTGGGCGCCGCCGGACTCGTGCTGTGGGGGCCGGACCTGCGCACGGTGATCCGCGACGACCGCGTCCGCCTCCCCGCGCGCCCCGGCCCCCACCGCCTGGAAACCGCCCGCAACGAGGTCATGGCCCTGTGCACGTGA
- a CDS encoding ABC transporter ATP-binding protein, with the protein MIALHGLTKEFPGGVRAVDGLDLEIAAGEFFALLGPSGCGKTTLLRTIAGLETPTAGRIVIGTSDVTALPPGRRDVAMVFQDYALFPHMDVTANIAYPLRIKKTPRAAREATAAETAARLGLSELLARRPGQLSGGQQQRVALARAIACRPSAFLFDEPLSNLDARMRLEARTFLKRLQRELAVTTVFVTHDQAEALAMADRIAVMTAGRIAQVGTPSEVFHRPATTFVASFIGSTPMNLLPGVVADGALRVAGAELPSPPGLPDGAEIVYGLRPEYMDLAGSSREDAFAGEVSVVENMGTSSLVTLQVTRGTALEGTRDAGGTPVVAPGEGATLVRAVVPEGGEPAPGDRAWAVPRHGRALVYRDDVLVSP; encoded by the coding sequence GTGATCGCGCTGCACGGCCTGACCAAGGAGTTCCCCGGCGGCGTCCGCGCGGTGGACGGCCTGGACCTGGAGATCGCCGCCGGGGAGTTCTTCGCGCTGCTCGGCCCCTCGGGGTGCGGCAAGACCACCCTGCTGCGCACGATCGCCGGCCTGGAGACGCCCACCGCGGGGCGGATCGTCATCGGGACGTCCGACGTGACCGCCCTTCCCCCGGGCAGGCGGGACGTGGCGATGGTCTTCCAGGACTACGCGCTGTTCCCGCACATGGACGTCACCGCCAACATCGCCTACCCCTTGCGGATCAAGAAGACGCCGCGCGCCGCGCGGGAGGCCACGGCGGCGGAGACCGCGGCCCGGCTCGGCCTGTCGGAGCTGCTCGCGCGGCGGCCCGGGCAGTTGTCCGGCGGCCAGCAGCAGCGGGTGGCGCTGGCCCGGGCCATCGCCTGCCGCCCGTCGGCGTTCCTGTTCGACGAGCCGCTGTCGAACCTGGACGCGCGGATGCGGCTGGAGGCGCGCACGTTCCTCAAACGGCTGCAGCGGGAGCTGGCCGTGACGACGGTGTTCGTCACCCACGACCAGGCCGAGGCGCTGGCGATGGCCGACAGGATCGCGGTGATGACCGCCGGGCGGATCGCCCAGGTCGGCACCCCGTCGGAGGTGTTCCACCGCCCGGCCACCACGTTCGTGGCCTCCTTCATCGGGTCCACGCCGATGAACCTGCTGCCGGGCGTGGTGGCGGACGGCGCCCTGCGCGTGGCCGGGGCCGAGCTGCCGTCCCCGCCGGGGCTGCCGGACGGCGCGGAGATCGTGTACGGGCTGCGCCCGGAGTACATGGACCTGGCGGGTTCGTCCCGCGAGGACGCCTTCGCGGGGGAGGTCTCGGTGGTGGAGAACATGGGCACCTCCTCCCTGGTGACACTGCAGGTGACGCGGGGCACGGCGCTGGAGGGGACGCGGGACGCCGGGGGGACGCCGGTGGTGGCGCCGGGCGAGGGCGCGACGCTGGTGCGGGCCGTGGTGCCGGAAGGGGGCGAGCCCGCTCCCGGGGACCGGGCCTGGGCCGTCCCCCGCCACGGGCGGGCGCTGGTGTACCGCGATGACGTGCTGGTGTCCCCGTGA
- a CDS encoding carbohydrate ABC transporter permease translates to MRGPEAAARARHAAAAIGRATFLAVVSGFFALPMLWLATAPFDAHPTITVSVPEFTLAGFRELLDNPYALRSLGNSVLQAAGSAVLVVVLAAMAAYALSRVRVPGWDVLLYLLLLLSSVVTGTAAMVPVFELATRLNLVDTHLGVVLTLSGGLLPAAIFILKDFMDGTPTSYEESARVFGASPSQILRHIVVPVIRPGLATIAVWTVASVWGSFLTPFILLRDPDKAPGAVILYTLYTEGGSPRLELISTFSLLYSLPVVLMYVFVSRRYGFRFHGGIKR, encoded by the coding sequence GTGAGGGGCCCGGAGGCGGCGGCCCGGGCGCGGCACGCGGCGGCGGCGATCGGGCGGGCGACGTTCCTGGCGGTGGTCTCCGGGTTCTTCGCGCTGCCGATGCTGTGGCTGGCCACCGCCCCGTTCGACGCCCACCCCACGATCACGGTGTCGGTCCCGGAGTTCACGCTGGCGGGCTTCCGCGAGCTGCTGGACAACCCGTACGCGTTGCGCTCGCTCGGCAACTCGGTGCTGCAGGCGGCGGGCAGCGCGGTGCTGGTGGTGGTGCTCGCGGCCATGGCGGCGTACGCGCTGTCGCGGGTGCGGGTGCCGGGCTGGGACGTCCTGCTCTACCTGCTCCTGCTGCTGTCGTCGGTGGTGACGGGCACCGCCGCCATGGTGCCGGTCTTCGAGCTGGCCACGCGCCTGAACCTGGTCGACACCCATCTCGGCGTGGTGCTCACCCTCTCGGGCGGCCTGCTGCCCGCGGCGATCTTCATCCTGAAGGACTTCATGGACGGCACGCCCACCTCCTACGAGGAGTCGGCCCGGGTGTTCGGCGCGAGCCCGTCCCAAATCCTGCGGCACATCGTGGTGCCGGTGATCAGGCCGGGCCTGGCCACGATCGCCGTCTGGACGGTCGCCTCGGTGTGGGGAAGCTTCCTGACGCCGTTCATCCTGCTGCGCGACCCGGACAAGGCGCCCGGGGCGGTGATCCTCTACACCCTGTACACCGAGGGCGGCTCGCCCCGCCTGGAGCTGATCTCCACGTTCTCGCTGCTCTACTCCCTCCCCGTCGTCCTGATGTACGTCTTCGTGAGCCGCAGGTACGGCTTCCGCTTCCACGGAGGGATCAAACGGTGA
- a CDS encoding carbohydrate ABC transporter permease, translated as MSTDAAGLGTRRAVGFVVPAVVLVGVFLVFPALWTIYLGVTDFALTGLSAADPRTVGVDNYAEALGDERFHASLWLTAQYVAGSAVIGQAGLGFAVAWVLRDRPGPVRRVVEGLILLAWILPSSVVAFLWIALLDRDAGTLNALLHTPGAAWLLDHPMASIIMFNVWRGTAFSMMLYGAALENVPPSHLETARLAGASAFQQIRDVVLPRIRGHVLTNLLLISLWTFNDFTSFQITAGGPEGRSEIVPVYIYDVALRGGRLGFGAAVSFLVLLVNLVAALLYLRAARSRGGVAA; from the coding sequence ATGAGCACGGACGCGGCGGGGTTGGGGACACGGCGGGCGGTCGGGTTCGTGGTGCCGGCGGTGGTGTTGGTCGGGGTTTTCCTGGTGTTTCCGGCGTTGTGGACGATCTATCTGGGGGTGACGGACTTCGCGCTCACGGGGCTGTCGGCCGCGGACCCGCGGACGGTGGGGGTGGACAACTACGCCGAGGCGCTCGGGGACGAGCGGTTCCACGCCTCGCTGTGGCTGACGGCGCAGTACGTCGCGGGGTCGGCGGTGATCGGGCAGGCCGGGCTGGGGTTCGCGGTCGCGTGGGTGCTGCGCGACCGCCCGGGCCCGGTCAGAAGGGTCGTGGAGGGGCTGATCCTGCTCGCCTGGATCCTGCCGTCCTCGGTGGTGGCGTTCCTGTGGATCGCCCTGCTGGACCGCGACGCGGGCACGCTCAACGCGCTGCTGCACACGCCGGGCGCGGCCTGGCTGCTGGACCACCCGATGGCGTCGATCATCATGTTCAACGTCTGGCGCGGCACGGCGTTCTCGATGATGTTGTACGGCGCGGCGCTGGAGAACGTGCCGCCGTCCCACCTGGAGACCGCGCGCCTGGCGGGCGCCTCGGCGTTCCAGCAGATCAGGGACGTGGTGCTGCCGCGGATCCGCGGGCACGTCCTGACCAACCTGCTGCTGATCAGCCTGTGGACGTTCAACGACTTCACGAGCTTCCAGATCACGGCGGGCGGCCCCGAGGGACGCTCGGAGATCGTCCCGGTCTACATCTACGACGTCGCGCTGCGCGGCGGACGGCTCGGCTTCGGCGCGGCCGTGTCGTTCCTCGTCCTGCTGGTCAACCTGGTGGCCGCCCTGCTGTACCTGCGCGCGGCGCGCTCCCGGGGCGGGGTGGCGGCGTGA